The following DNA comes from uncultured Methanobrevibacter sp..
TGGTAGCTGTCGGAAACATCACCGCATTGATTAGATTGTCCTGTCCTTTTGACAGTGTAGCTATGCAGTCAGGATTTGATAGAATATCTGCCTTTTCCACTTCCCAGGAATCTGGATATTGAAAGGTAATCCTGCCAGTGTTAAATGTCCTCATAAACTACTCCTCTTTTTTGGATAAAACCTCAATAGTTTCAGGTTTTTCATCTTCAATAGTGTCAATATATTTGGAAAATGGTTCTGGAAGTTTAGGCATGACCTCTTTTAGGATTTCAGCAGCATCAAGCTCTAAAGCCTGTCCTGAAAGTAACTGTTCCACATCAAAGTCAAAGTCAAACGGCTTGAGCAAATCATCTGTAGGTACCCTTAAATTAATATTTTTCTTATTGAGAATCATTTTAAGAGTACTTGTGTTTCTAATTTGCTCATTCATATCTTCAACAGTCGCATTTATATCATATGCTATTGCCTTGTTTTTCTCGTTTACCTCATGTTTGGATTTTTCAATTGATCTTTCCAAATCCGCTACAAGCATAGCATTTCTTCTGTTGATATTATCTCTTGCTTCATCGATAACAACATTAATAGCATTTAAAATTGATTTGTTGAGCTCAACATTATATGCAAGAATCATCCTATTTTTATAATCAAGTTCCTTAAATATGGCAACTCTTTCATCATCGATTCTTGTAATTTTTTTGTTTAACTCATTAATTTCATCTTTAGCCTTAATGAGCTCTTCCTTTTCTGTGAGCTGTTCTTTTAGTGAATCTACATCATCAAAAAATGAACCTTTAAGAGTTTGAATCTGGTCTTGCAATACTGAAATCTCATCATCCTTTTCCTGTAGGATTTGGTCAAATTCATTGAGTTTTTCATCTGAAAACTGGTTTTCCACTAATGCTTCATATTCTTTTTGAGTCAATACCTTAACCAGTTCATTATCTTCAAAAGGATCTTCTTTTTTGAGGCTTACTTGTTTTTGCTTAGATTCCTTTTCAACCGTATTTCCCTCTTTGTCTTTACTGGTATACTTTTTAGTATAAACTCTAACAGTTCTAAATTCATCATCACTTTCCATTATTAACACCACTCTATATTAATAAATAGAAAGTTTTATTTTAAATAGTTAATGTAAAAAAAGAAAAAAAGAGAAAAAAATTTATTTATCTTCTTTCTCAATCCACAATAACATCGCCTCTTCAATTGCTTTTGAATACCATCCTGTTTTGAATAACATCTTATTGGAGGCTATTTTGCGAAAATTCAAGTCGATGTCATTATTGACACTGATTGTAACGCGTTTGTTTTTAGACATACAATTAGATTGTTTAAACTAGTTAATAAATACATTAGTATTTTTTTAGGTCATTTTAATCTTAAAAAATGAATATTAATCTGAATTAATAATTTTTAAGCAAAATTATAAATATAAATTACAATATTTTTGAAAAATTTACTGCGATAAATTATATCCCATTCATCTAAGACAAATTTAATTTTAGTGATTATTTTTCGCATCTCAACAATAATATCGAGCATCTTATAACCCCCATCAAATAGCCATTTATATTGAATTTACCAAGTTATAATTGCGAATAGTTAATTGACAATCAACTATTATCAAAATGGAGATATTATTATGAATGCAAAAGAAAAGACTATGCAGCATTTCAACAAAACAGCTGCAAGCTATAATAGTACAAGTGATGGAAAATTTGTTGAACCAATGTATGAGCCAATATTGAATGAAATTCAAAAACTTCAAAGCGGAAAGATTTTAGATGTAGGATGCGGAAATGGGAACCTATTTACCTTACTTCCTGATGGAAAATATGAATTATATGGCGTTGATTTTTCTGAAAACATGATACTTGAGGCTAAACATAACTGTAAAACAAAAGCATCATTTTTAGTTGCTGATGTAGAGGCACTGCCTTTTAAAGACAATAGCTTTGATATTATAATTTGTAATGCTTCATTTCACCATTATATTCATCCAAATAAAGCCTTAAGAGAAATGCAACGTGTTTTGAAAGACGGAGGCATACTCCTGATTGGAGATCCTTATGTTCCCAGTCTTGTAAGACCCATGATAAACATATTAATCAAGTTTTCAGAAAAGGGAGACCATCATTTTTATGGATTTAAAGAAATGAAGAACTTATTTATAAAAAATGGACTTAGTCCAGTTTATTTTGAAAAAACCGGAGAACATACCGCATTACATATTGCTGAAAAACTATAATCCACTAATTGAATTACAG
Coding sequences within:
- a CDS encoding class I SAM-dependent methyltransferase, which translates into the protein MNAKEKTMQHFNKTAASYNSTSDGKFVEPMYEPILNEIQKLQSGKILDVGCGNGNLFTLLPDGKYELYGVDFSENMILEAKHNCKTKASFLVADVEALPFKDNSFDIIICNASFHHYIHPNKALREMQRVLKDGGILLIGDPYVPSLVRPMINILIKFSEKGDHHFYGFKEMKNLFIKNGLSPVYFEKTGEHTALHIAEKL